Within the Methanomicrobia archaeon genome, the region ATGGTTCAACACTAAAAGGTATCATAGAGGGATCAAAGCCATACCAGCATCACTTTATACCGGGTAGTTTCAAAGTTTACTTAACAGGTTTTTAGCGACCCCTGAACGATGAAGAAGAAGGAACTGGAGATTATGCTGGAACGTGTGGATGACGTACCGACGCCGGATGCGGAGAGCGAGCAGTACGCAACGCCCGCTACGGTCGCTGCTGAATTGCTCCATTTCGCGTTCATGAACGGCGATATAGAAGGTCGGACGGTTTACGATCTCGGCTGTGGTAACGGTATCCTGGGAATCGGCGCGAAGGTACTGGGTGCTCACGCAGTAATCGGGATAGACCGCGATGAAAAGGCACTCGAAGTTGCGCTTCAGAATTGTAAGAAACTGGGCGTGGAGGTGGAATTCATGAAGTGCGACGTGCGAGCAGTAGAAGGTGAAGGTGATACCGTCGTGATGAATCCGCCATTCGGCGCACAGCGGCAGAACAGGCATGCGGATCGTGTATTTTTGGAGAAAGCGTTGGCGATCGCACCCGTTGTTTATTCTATCCTTAACGCGGGCAGTGAACCGTTTGTGAGAAGCATCCTTCCTTCGGTGACGATTCAGCGTTTCCCGGTCGCATTCCCGTTAAAAAGACGGTTCTGGTTCCACAAGAAGGATAGAAAGGTTATACAGGCAGATATATACCGGATAGAACGGACGTGAAGGTACGGGTCAGGTACCAAATCACGACTCAAGCGTCCTTTGGCTGCATTTACTCAATATTCTCCAATTGATATCGCCCACGGTATCCGCTGCTGGCGACTTGAGCGAGCTTGATAAAGCATAACTGAAGAACACGCGCATCTCTCTTCACGTAGAACCCTTTTTCGTTCGCTACTATCAGTAAAGATTCGCTCCGACCCTCGTAGCCGGTGTCCCAGAATCCCGTTTCAAGGGTAACCCCGCAGCGTAAAAGGGTTGTTCTCGGCGCTCCGATCGCCATTATATCCTTTGGTAAATGGACAATCTCGTTGTAAAGTACCTTGTACGCGCCGGGTGATAAGAATACCTGATCATCGTCGAAATCGAGTCGCTCGGTCTCCGAAAGCTTCCGGTCCTTGTTACTGAAATCCACGCAGCCAGCACTTACGACCTTCTCCACATGCCGAACCGTCAAGTCCACGCCGTTCGGCTGCAACTGCGTGTTCAAATCAATAACGTTCTCGATCAAGGGGGGTTCTGTTTGCAAAAGCGTTTTAATCTGGCTCTGTGAAAGCACTGCGCCCGGTGGCAACTCCGAAAGACCTTTTTCCATTCTATTCTACACACGCTCCTTCTACATCCTTACTTATTTACTTTACGGCCTCACTCACGCACGCACCCACGCATGCCTCGCCTCAGGCAGCTACGGTCTAAAGTACCTTTTTATCTCTGCCGCATAAATCTTATTTACTTAGTTAACCGATCAGCTATCTCCTGACCACCGTGCTAAAACGTAATTAACGGGATAAAGCGAATGGACGAGGATGACGTTGCACGAAGTGCGCAATTGGCTTTGCTCCTGGAAGTATCGGCGTATCCCAAGCCCGGTAACGTTGACCGCACGCACGATTTCATCGATACGAGCTACGAGCATTTCCTTGCCTCTTCGGTTGCCGTGTATCCCGTCTTGAGAGCAGCAGCGGTGCGAGGCCGAACGGACCGAACGGGCGTTGGGGACTTGGTAAGGGCTGGCGTAGCGGAGAGCACGGGATGGCAACGCGGCGGGAACACCCATTTCGGCGCACTTCTCCTGCTGGTGCCGTTAGCAATGGCTGCCGGGGCGTGCGAACGCTTCGAGCCGGAGGCGCTAAAGCACGAAGCCGCGGCAATCATGCGGAATACCACCACGGACGATGCTATAGCGGTCTACCAGGCATTTCCGAAGGCCAAGGTGAAGGTGCGAACAGACGTGCCGGAATTTGACGTGACGGACGAGTCCTCAATCGCAGCAATCAAAAAGCAGCAGCTCACGCTTTATGAGCTCCTATCCATCTCGGCCTCCTACGACTTGATTTCACGGGAGCTGGTGGGTGGATTCGAGCTGACCTTCAAGTATGCCGCGCTAATCGCGGATTTCGCCAAGACTGAATCGATCAATGATGCAATAACGCATGCGGATCTCCATCTGCTCGCGGAAGAGGAGGACACATTTATCACGCTGAAGTTCGGTGCCGAAAGGAGCAGATACGTGAGAGCGCGCGCTCAACAGATTGTATCGCAGGGCTACAAACGAGCGGAGATCGAGACATTCGACAATGAGCTGGTAAGAGAACGGCTCAACCCAGGCTCTACCGCAGATATCATCGCTGCAGCGTTATTCATCAGCATATTCGGCGGATTGCGGGTTTGATAACTGGTACCGAGCGTTTTTGAGCTCTTAGCGTGTTTTTGGACCATTTCATCCCTAATCGCTTCTGTTTTTTTTAAAACTCCTATGCATGAGGTTGATAGACAACGTATTGAGCACCAGAAAAGTTTTAAGGCCCATCAGCCCCAGTTATTTATTACTGAACTGAGCTGGCCCGTTAGTTAGAACCGCATCAGCTACCGTTTGTTTGGGCCCAGATCCTCCTCTCCTGCTCCACGGAAGAGAGAGAGATAGAAAGATAGATAGATGGATGGATGGATCGATCAATCAAATAAATGGACGAAATAAGCGAAGAATTCTGGAAACTCGTACATGAAGAAAATCTCTCCCCTGCGGAAGCGGCGAAGCAGCTGCGAGAGAAGTATTCCTTGGAAAAGCTGAAGTTACCGGATGAATGGATACCTGATGGGGGCGGATAGGCAAAGCGAAGATGTTGCGTTTATAGAGGGGATGCTCGTGTCATTTATCTGGCCATACGCAGTAAAAATCGAGTGCCACAGTCTCAGCACTGCACGCTAAGCAAGTTCCGTTCGTGTGCAGTCCAAACTTTTTCTGCTTTCCCTGATAGTATATACCAGTAAACGCACTTCATGCGATAAGAGATAGACGAAATGAACGCATTTTCGCTGCTCAACGCGGAGATACAAGAGATACTGGGCGCTAGTTTCTCGGTACCCACGGAGCCACAGGAACTGAGCATCCCCCGTATCCTGAAGGAGGAGGACGTGCTACTGATAGCGCCGACGGGCTCGGGCAAGACTGAAGCGGCGGTATTACCCGTTCTGCACAGGATACTCGATTTGAAGCAGCATGATCGTAATGCTAAGGGCTTTTACGCACTTTACATAACGCCGTTACGCGCTTTGAACCGGGACATGCTTTTGCGGTTAGAGCGCTGGGGCGAGAAGCTCGATATTCGCAT harbors:
- a CDS encoding methyltransferase, which translates into the protein MKKKELEIMLERVDDVPTPDAESEQYATPATVAAELLHFAFMNGDIEGRTVYDLGCGNGILGIGAKVLGAHAVIGIDRDEKALEVALQNCKKLGVEVEFMKCDVRAVEGEGDTVVMNPPFGAQRQNRHADRVFLEKALAIAPVVYSILNAGSEPFVRSILPSVTIQRFPVAFPLKRRFWFHKKDRKVIQADIYRIERT
- a CDS encoding deoxyuridine 5'-triphosphate nucleotidohydrolase, whose protein sequence is MEKGLSELPPGAVLSQSQIKTLLQTEPPLIENVIDLNTQLQPNGVDLTVRHVEKVVSAGCVDFSNKDRKLSETERLDFDDDQVFLSPGAYKVLYNEIVHLPKDIMAIGAPRTTLLRCGVTLETGFWDTGYEGRSESLLIVANEKGFYVKRDARVLQLCFIKLAQVASSGYRGRYQLENIE
- a CDS encoding triphosphoribosyl-dephospho-CoA synthase, whose translation is MDEDDVARSAQLALLLEVSAYPKPGNVDRTHDFIDTSYEHFLASSVAVYPVLRAAAVRGRTDRTGVGDLVRAGVAESTGWQRGGNTHFGALLLLVPLAMAAGACERFEPEALKHEAAAIMRNTTTDDAIAVYQAFPKAKVKVRTDVPEFDVTDESSIAAIKKQQLTLYELLSISASYDLISRELVGGFELTFKYAALIADFAKTESINDAITHADLHLLAEEEDTFITLKFGAERSRYVRARAQQIVSQGYKRAEIETFDNELVRERLNPGSTADIIAAALFISIFGGLRV